From Candidatus Xianfuyuplasma coldseepsis:
ATCACTAAAGTCAGTCACTTCGAAATTGCCGTGTGTTAATGTACCTGTTTTATCAATTCCTATCACGTCAACATTGGTTGCCATATGAAGGAATGAACTACCTTTGAATAAGATCCCCTTGCGTGCTGCAGACCCAATTCCTGCGAAGTACGATAATGGTACGGAAAGCACTAGAGCACATGGACAACTGACAACGAGAAAGATTGCTGCACTATAGATATAACGCTGGAAGTTGTTTGGGTCGAATAGAGTTGGAATCAAGAACATCAAGAATGCTGCGACGGTAACGGTTGGTGTATAATACCGTGCAAATTTGGTAATAAAGTTTTCTGGACGGGCTTTATGGTTTGTTGAGTTCTCGATTAAATCAATCATTTTAGCGATGGTTGATTCGGTGTATTCTTTCTTTGCTTCAATTTCAATAACACTACCGACATTAATGTTTCCTGAAAGAACATAATCGCCTAGTTTAACCGTGGAGAGTTTTGCTTCCCCAGTTAGAGCACTAGTGTTTAACGATGTTGTTCCCTTCACGATTGTACCATCAACAGGGATTTTCTCACCGTTTTTAACTACAAGACGATCTCCTTTTACAATCGATAAGGGATCCACAATGATGACTTTATCACCTTCGATTTTATTGGCGTATTCAATCTTTAAGTCGATCAATGTCGATACTTCCTGTTTACTTCGATGAACCGCTTGATGTTGCAAATACTCACCAACGGTATAGAAGATAATAACCAATGCGGCTTCATAATAGTGGTTTAATGCCATAGCGGCAATCGTTGCGATAAACATCAGGGTGTTTTCATCAAATACTTGTCCACGCCGAATACCTTTGTATGTTTTTCGTGCGATTTTATAGGCGATAAATACATATCCTAGCCAATACAAGGACAAGTATCCTATCGTAATATCAAAGTATTCAAAAATGTAACCAATGAGATAAATCGCAACACCAATGAAGAAGGTATAGTATGTTTCAATTTCCTTTTTGGTTTCCATGAAATGTCGCTTATCGTAGGAATAGGTGTCTACACCATCTTCAATACTATCCACAATTGTGCGGATTTCAGGGATCGCATTTTCTTCATCGTATTCATCGGTCGCGTCAATTAGCATTACTTGGTTAGGGAAGTTAAAACTTGCTGAATTAATATATGGGAGTTCCGTTAGTGCTTTTTCAATACGTCCAGCACAGTTGGAACAGATTAGGTTTCGCATAATCACTTTTTTAATCATAATGTATCACCTCGAATGATGATCCCTTACATAGGATTGCTCGTGTGATAAATACTCATAGATTATATATGAATGTATACTCATATGTCAAGTTTAATAATAAGTTTTCCTAATTTGTATTATATCGCAGTTTTTTTTGAAATACAAACAATCTCATAATGACTGGTTTAATATCGTTGAAAAATACCATTATTAATGGTATATTATTTTAGAAAGGGTGATATTATGGATTTTTATCAATACGTGTTAGATCATCAAGATGAGCTTCTTAAAAAAGCCAAAGAATTACTTCAAATACCAAGTGTATTGGATAAATTCAATCCGGAGAGTGATACACCGTTTGGACAATCAATCAATGATGCCTTACATTACATGCTTGGCATGGCACAAGCAGATGGATTTATTACGAAAAACATCAATAATTATGCCGCTCACATCGAGTATGGAAGTGGGAAGGAAATTGTCGGGGTATTATGCCATTTGGATGTGGTGCCTACGGGAGATGGATGGAGCAATCCACCATTTGATCCGATCATCAAGGATGGGAAATTATTTGCTCGCGGAGCGGGAGATGATAAGGGACCAACCATGGCGGCGTATTTTGCCCTGAAGTTCTTGAAAGAGATGGACGTCGAATTGCACAAACGAGTTCGGATTATTCTTGGGACGGATGAGGAAACAGAGTGGCGTGGTATTAAAGAGTACTTTAAAACCGAAGAAATGCCCGATATTGGGTTTGCACCGGATGCAAGCTTTCCGTTGATTTATGGTGAAAAAGGGATTTTGACATTTGACATCACCGGTAAAACCGACGATCAATCCTTGGTAACGTTTACTGCTGGCGATCGCTATAATGTCGTACCTGATTATGCAGAATGTACATTGCGTGTAGATTTGCAGGATGAGTTCGATAAATATTTATCGTTCAATGGGTTGCATGGAGCATATGAAGAAGGAACCTACAAAGTATACGGAAAACGTGCTCATGCGATGCAACCGAATTTGGGAATTAATGCCGCATTCATTTTAGCTCAGTTTTTACATGAACACATTGATAATCCATTTATCACGTTTATTAATGAATATTTAACATTTGATCATTTAGGTGAGAAGTTGCGAATTGATCATTTTGATGACGAAATGAAAGAATTCACAATGAATCCTGCGGTCTATCAATACAAAGACAATGAGTTTAAGATTGGAATTAATTGTCGTTTCCCCAAAGGATGGGATAAAGACAATGCCTTTTTAAATATCAAAGCAGCAGTAAAACACGTTAACTTTAAATATAAAATCATTACCGATTTGCCAGTCCACTATGTATCGAAGGACGATCCTCTAGTATTGACATTGCATCAGGCGTATCAGAAATACACTGATGATGTTGATAGTGAACTCCTCACCATTGGTGGAGGAACCTATGCCCGTAGTTTGAAAAAAGCAGTCGCATTTGGCCCCAATATGCCAGGACGAAAAGATGTAGCACATCAAGTTGATGAATACATTTATGTCGAAGACTTACTGAAAGCAACCGCTATCTATATGGAAGCAATTTATCAGTTATCAAAATAACTTTTACTCGAGGTGATTCCATGGATGAATCCTACCACAAAGAATTGCTTGATTTCGTTGATTTTTCCATTGCTGATCACGAGCTAGTGTACGATGAACGCGGTAATCCAATTGATTATCGCTATTTGTATGTCAATAAAATGTTTTGTGATTTGATGGGCATAAAACAAGAGGAAATCATGGGTAAACTAGCATACGAAATCTTTCCCAAGATCGAAAAGACGTGGTTGAATATTTATCATGAAGTCGTTCAAAGCGGAATCCCAAAACACTTTACAAATTACACTGAAGAAGTGGATCGATACTTTAATATTTATGCGGTTAAAACCGGTGAGAATCGTTTTCTAACGAGTTTTCGTGATTTAACGTCGTATGTTAAGAGCGTGGACCCAAGTATGCAAGAGAATCTCGTTTCGACGATGTTTGTGTCGACCGAAACAGCGTATTTTGAGTTTGACTTACGAAACAAACAATTTGATTATAGTGATCGTCTCCCAGAACTAGTTGGTTTGGAATCGATTACGTACCAAGATTATGTCGATTTGTTTACCATCCATATTCATCCCCTTGATCAAGCGCGATTCCAAAAGCAAATGGATCAGCTATTTGATGGTACGATCGATCAAATGGCGTCCCAAGTTCGTTTTCAAAACCAAGCCACAAAAGAATACGTATGGATTAGTTACTTTGCCTTTGTTGAGGAGCGCTACCGTAATTTCCCGATTCGGATACGGGGATTGGTGAAAGACATTGATCAAGAAAAACATCAAGAAATGCAGCGCGAACAAGCGGATCGTTTATTCCAGGAAACACGGAAAATTGCAAATATTGCAACATTTTATTTTCATATGCAAGAACAGCAATTTGAACCCTCTAGAGAGTTGGATGAGTTTTTTGGGTTGGAGAGTGTGATTGATTTGCAACAAGTTCGTGATATCATTCATCCAGATGATTTAGAAGATTATGATTATTCGACCAACCATATTCGCAATAACCCGTCTGGGATGACAACGAATTATCGAATCATTAAGAATGGTGACTTTCGATATGTGCAATCCAGCATATTTGCTCAAAAGGATGAATATGGTGAAGTCTCTGAGGTCTTTGGAATATTACGTGACCGTACCAACGAAGAACTCGCCCAACAAGAAATATCATTTATGGCAACTCATGACTTATTAACAAAATTATACAATCGAAATCAATTTGAGAAGTATTCACATCAACAAGAGATTGATATGGACGCTGCGTTAATGATTATTGATGTGGATGGATTAAAACTGATTAATGATGCCTTTGGTCATCTTGAAGGAGATAAACTGCTCATCAGTTTGGCCGATATCTTGCGTGATATATTTCATGAGGAAGATGTATATCGCATTGGTGGGGACGAATTTGTGATTCGGATCCCACAAGCAACCACAGAACGCGTACACGCGCTAGAAAAAGAACTGAAAGTACGTGTCAGTAATTTCCGGATATATGGGGTCGGATTTGATATTAGTAGTGGATATAGTTACTTCCGCGAACACGATTCATTTGATGAAACGTTCCGTCAAGCGGAAAACATCATGTACCGACGTAAGTTAACCAATCGAAAATCACGGAAGAGTACGGCGTTAGCAACCATATTGGAAACCCTTCATGAACGAACCGAAGAAACCGAGGCGCATTGTCAGCGCGTCAGTAATCTAGCAGAGGATCTATTGCGCTCCACGGGACGAAAACGGGATTACGAGATTGAAGAGATTCGCTTAGTAGCCGACTTGCATGATATTGGTAAAATATCAATCAGTGAACAATTACTAAGCAAACCAGGACGATTAACTGAAGAGGAATACGAGGCAATTAAGTATCATAGTGAGAGTGGATATAAAATCATTTCCAACATTATCGACAATGAGGATATTGGGATTGCGATTTTATATCATCATGAACGCTATGATGGACGAGGATATCCGCATGGATTACGTGGTGATGAGATACCTCTATATTCTCGCATCATCAGTATATGTGATGCCTACGATGCAATGACCACAGATCGTGTGTATCATAAAGCACGAAGCAAGAAACAAGCATTAAAAGAAATTAAGGACAATGCTGGAACACAATTTGATCCAGACCTTGTCAATCAATTTTTAACCATTATTAAGAAGCGGTGATACAATGCGATTACGATATGTAAAAGGAGCTCGTGAGTTGATTGAAGGTCATCCTGAGTTCATCTATGACGACATCGAGCACGATCCGATTTATTTGGACAATTTCTTTGTCAAACAACAACCTTTGTCGGTGGAAATCGGGATGGGTAAAGGACAATTTATATATCAGATGGCACAACAATATCCCCATCGGAATTTCATCGGTATTGAAAAATTTGATTCTGCGATTGTCAAAGCACTCCAGAAATTGATTGATCAGCCGTTGGACAACTGTCGTTTAATCCGGATGGATGCCCAGTTTATATTGGATTTATTTCAACCGCAATCGATTGAACGAATCTACTTAAATTTTAGTGATCCTTGGCCCAAAGCTCGCCACGAGAAACGGCGATTAACGAATCCACGGTTCTTACGACTCTATCAAGAATTACTGATTCCACAGGGAGAGATTCACTTCAAGACAGACAATGATGATTTGTTTGCCTATAGTCTCGAAACAATGAAACAGTTTGGAATGGAAATTCTGTCGGTGGAATATGATTTACATACAAGCCCAAAACATGCTATTATAAGTACGGAGTTTGAAGATAAGTTTGTGGAACAAGGCGTTCCAATCAAACAGTTGATTGCACGATTCAAGGAGGATAATGATGGATAAACTATATCGGGATTTGGTCGATTTACCGGGAGCACCTAGTTTTGAAAAACCGATACGAGACTACATGCGAACACAGTTAGAACCTCATGTAGAAGAGATTATTGAAGGTCGTCTAGGTAGTATTTTTGGGGTGATTAACAAAGATTTTGACGGACCCAAAGTTATGATTGCTGGTCATATGGATGAAGTGGGTGGAATCGTCACGGGAATCAATAAAAACGGATTGATTAAAATGACGAATCTAGGGGGGATGCATGGAAATGTATTTCTCAGTCAACATGTTGATATTATCACCGATGATCTCGAAAAAATTCCTGGTGTTACCGCTAGTAAACCACCGCATTTATTACGGGGAACAGATGAAAAACCAACCGATATAAAATTTAATGATTTACTTGTTGATATCGGTGCAAACAACGACGATCATGCCAAAGAACTTGGGGTACGTGTAGGACAACAAGTCGTTGCCCGTAACCATTACACCGTCAGTAAAGATGGCGAAAAAATCTTCAGTAAAGCATGGGATGATCGCTTTGGTTGTGGGATGGCACTAGAAATTGCTCGCGATACCAAAAAGGAAGACTTAAAATGCCAGCTTTATACTGGTGCAACAGTCCAAGAAGAAGTGGGACTACGGGGTGCAAAAACCGCAGCTGGTTTAATTAAACCGGATGTCTTTATCGCGATTGATTGTAGCCCGTGTGCCGATTCATTTGATGGCGATGACGTCAGTGGCAAAATCGGAGAAGGATTTTTACTTCGATTCTACGATCCCAGTGCAATTATGCATCAAGGAATGAAACAGTTTATCATCAATGCTGCCGAAGAAGATGGCATCAAATATCAATATTATAAATCGATGGGTGGAACCGATGCAGCACGTGTTCAACTTGCCAATGGAGGGACACTTGTCGCGACGATTGGGATGCCTGCACGTTACATCCATTCAACCACCTCGATGATCAGTACGAAAGACTATCAAGAAGTGAAGAAAATCGTCTATAAAATCATTCGTATGTTCGATGCAAAAACAGTTGAT
This genomic window contains:
- a CDS encoding heavy metal translocating P-type ATPase, with the protein product MIKKVIMRNLICSNCAGRIEKALTELPYINSASFNFPNQVMLIDATDEYDEENAIPEIRTIVDSIEDGVDTYSYDKRHFMETKKEIETYYTFFIGVAIYLIGYIFEYFDITIGYLSLYWLGYVFIAYKIARKTYKGIRRGQVFDENTLMFIATIAAMALNHYYEAALVIIFYTVGEYLQHQAVHRSKQEVSTLIDLKIEYANKIEGDKVIIVDPLSIVKGDRLVVKNGEKIPVDGTIVKGTTSLNTSALTGEAKLSTVKLGDYVLSGNINVGSVIEIEAKKEYTESTIAKMIDLIENSTNHKARPENFITKFARYYTPTVTVAAFLMFLIPTLFDPNNFQRYIYSAAIFLVVSCPCALVLSVPLSYFAGIGSAARKGILFKGSSFLHMATNVDVIGIDKTGTLTHGNFEVTDFSDQETLKLAASIERYSNHPIAQSIVNYYEGDYYDFENVEEVPGYGLVVTTEEGTILAGNRKLLTKHKVKVSDKKNVVGSNVFISKYGRYIGRVIISDTIKDSSRNVIRRLSQKYHITMLTGDNKAIATTVADDLGNINFVSSLLPDQKVDAFNQLKSKKNKMFVGDGINDAPLLKNADIGVAMGDGSEIAIDVADVVIMGKELTLLEQALNIAHKTKNIVYQNIIFSLSIKFLFLVLAGFDMTTMLMAIFADVGITLIAVVNSLRLIYTRGNKNV
- the pepV gene encoding dipeptidase PepV, with protein sequence MDFYQYVLDHQDELLKKAKELLQIPSVLDKFNPESDTPFGQSINDALHYMLGMAQADGFITKNINNYAAHIEYGSGKEIVGVLCHLDVVPTGDGWSNPPFDPIIKDGKLFARGAGDDKGPTMAAYFALKFLKEMDVELHKRVRIILGTDEETEWRGIKEYFKTEEMPDIGFAPDASFPLIYGEKGILTFDITGKTDDQSLVTFTAGDRYNVVPDYAECTLRVDLQDEFDKYLSFNGLHGAYEEGTYKVYGKRAHAMQPNLGINAAFILAQFLHEHIDNPFITFINEYLTFDHLGEKLRIDHFDDEMKEFTMNPAVYQYKDNEFKIGINCRFPKGWDKDNAFLNIKAAVKHVNFKYKIITDLPVHYVSKDDPLVLTLHQAYQKYTDDVDSELLTIGGGTYARSLKKAVAFGPNMPGRKDVAHQVDEYIYVEDLLKATAIYMEAIYQLSK
- a CDS encoding HD domain-containing phosphohydrolase; this encodes MDESYHKELLDFVDFSIADHELVYDERGNPIDYRYLYVNKMFCDLMGIKQEEIMGKLAYEIFPKIEKTWLNIYHEVVQSGIPKHFTNYTEEVDRYFNIYAVKTGENRFLTSFRDLTSYVKSVDPSMQENLVSTMFVSTETAYFEFDLRNKQFDYSDRLPELVGLESITYQDYVDLFTIHIHPLDQARFQKQMDQLFDGTIDQMASQVRFQNQATKEYVWISYFAFVEERYRNFPIRIRGLVKDIDQEKHQEMQREQADRLFQETRKIANIATFYFHMQEQQFEPSRELDEFFGLESVIDLQQVRDIIHPDDLEDYDYSTNHIRNNPSGMTTNYRIIKNGDFRYVQSSIFAQKDEYGEVSEVFGILRDRTNEELAQQEISFMATHDLLTKLYNRNQFEKYSHQQEIDMDAALMIIDVDGLKLINDAFGHLEGDKLLISLADILRDIFHEEDVYRIGGDEFVIRIPQATTERVHALEKELKVRVSNFRIYGVGFDISSGYSYFREHDSFDETFRQAENIMYRRKLTNRKSRKSTALATILETLHERTEETEAHCQRVSNLAEDLLRSTGRKRDYEIEEIRLVADLHDIGKISISEQLLSKPGRLTEEEYEAIKYHSESGYKIISNIIDNEDIGIAILYHHERYDGRGYPHGLRGDEIPLYSRIISICDAYDAMTTDRVYHKARSKKQALKEIKDNAGTQFDPDLVNQFLTIIKKR
- the trmB gene encoding tRNA (guanosine(46)-N7)-methyltransferase TrmB, which gives rise to MRLRYVKGARELIEGHPEFIYDDIEHDPIYLDNFFVKQQPLSVEIGMGKGQFIYQMAQQYPHRNFIGIEKFDSAIVKALQKLIDQPLDNCRLIRMDAQFILDLFQPQSIERIYLNFSDPWPKARHEKRRLTNPRFLRLYQELLIPQGEIHFKTDNDDLFAYSLETMKQFGMEILSVEYDLHTSPKHAIISTEFEDKFVEQGVPIKQLIARFKEDNDG
- a CDS encoding M42 family metallopeptidase, producing MDKLYRDLVDLPGAPSFEKPIRDYMRTQLEPHVEEIIEGRLGSIFGVINKDFDGPKVMIAGHMDEVGGIVTGINKNGLIKMTNLGGMHGNVFLSQHVDIITDDLEKIPGVTASKPPHLLRGTDEKPTDIKFNDLLVDIGANNDDHAKELGVRVGQQVVARNHYTVSKDGEKIFSKAWDDRFGCGMALEIARDTKKEDLKCQLYTGATVQEEVGLRGAKTAAGLIKPDVFIAIDCSPCADSFDGDDVSGKIGEGFLLRFYDPSAIMHQGMKQFIINAAEEDGIKYQYYKSMGGTDAARVQLANGGTLVATIGMPARYIHSTTSMISTKDYQEVKKIVYKIIRMFDAKTVDQIKQNV